A single Pseudomonas sp. MM223 DNA region contains:
- the ribN gene encoding Riboflavin transporter (*Name ribN) codes for MSSSTPLSGVNQPLRGIALVVVATFLFASHDALSKFLGGLYPIVMVVWARYVVHTLLMAGIFLPKSGLNVLRTRRPVLQTLRALSLLSTSLLFTTGLQYLPLAEATAVNFLAPVLVTALSAPLLKERVTVGQWVAVVLGFIGVLVVVHPGGAMFTPAILYPFGSALGFCFYQLLTRILAAHDSPTTSNFYAGLCNTLAMSALVPFFWETPRWDHALLMLALGGFGMTAHLLLTQAFRHAAPALLAPFSYCQIVFAGLLGVIIYRQVPDTLSLVGISVICLSGLGAAWMQRRK; via the coding sequence ATGAGTTCCAGCACACCGCTGTCCGGCGTCAACCAACCCTTGCGCGGTATTGCCTTGGTAGTGGTGGCGACGTTCCTGTTCGCCAGCCACGATGCCCTGTCCAAATTCCTCGGCGGCCTGTACCCGATTGTCATGGTGGTGTGGGCCCGGTATGTGGTGCATACACTGCTGATGGCCGGTATTTTCCTGCCCAAGTCTGGCCTCAACGTACTGCGCACCCGCCGGCCGGTACTACAAACCTTGCGGGCCCTGAGCCTGCTGAGCACCAGCCTGCTGTTTACCACCGGCCTTCAGTATTTGCCGCTGGCGGAGGCAACGGCGGTCAACTTCCTTGCCCCGGTGCTGGTCACCGCGTTGTCGGCGCCGCTGCTGAAGGAGCGGGTGACGGTGGGGCAGTGGGTGGCGGTCGTGCTGGGTTTTATCGGCGTGCTGGTGGTGGTGCACCCGGGTGGGGCGATGTTTACTCCCGCCATTCTCTACCCGTTCGGCTCGGCGCTGGGCTTCTGCTTCTATCAGTTGCTGACGCGCATCCTCGCAGCCCATGACAGCCCGACCACCAGCAACTTCTATGCAGGGTTGTGCAACACCTTGGCGATGAGTGCGCTGGTGCCGTTCTTCTGGGAGACGCCGCGTTGGGACCATGCGCTGCTGATGCTGGCGCTGGGCGGCTTTGGCATGACGGCGCATTTGCTGCTGACCCAGGCCTTCCGCCATGCGGCACCGGCGTTGCTGGCGCCGTTCAGCTATTGCCAGATCGTGTTTGCCGGGTTGCTGGGGGTAATCATCTACAGGCAGGTGCCGGATACCCTGAGCCTGGTGGGTATTTCGGTGATCTGCCTCAGCGGGCTGGGGGCTGCCTGGATGCAGCGGCGCAAGTAA
- the gatA_2 gene encoding Glutamyl-tRNA(Gln) amidotransferase subunit A (*Name gatA_2) gives MTIIVETLDLGGSGPRVAIKDTIDVAGTATRASSQALEDAPLAERHAEVVSHLLAAGARLTAKVSLHELAFGTTGINRHTGTAANPRFAGRIPGGSSSGSAAAVAAGLVDFSLGTDTGGSVRVPACCCGVFGFKPTFGRVSRKGVMPAYSSLDCVGPFAASLPMLVRAMGMIDPTFVPAQVPAKARIGVLRVTAEAGIHKVVQGALSASGLPLGNVELKYFGAAYDAGMVVINRETFQACGHLLATGKVGSDIAGRLAAAGQTSDAALAEAEAVRQRFTEEVDQALARYDVLALPTMPDFPLRLEEAADTRAVLGMTSLVRPFNLSGHPALSIPLGSEAGLPVGLQLVAAKGADEKLLAVAERLLINLYGSNGGTDD, from the coding sequence ATGACAATAATCGTAGAAACCCTCGACCTGGGCGGCAGCGGCCCGCGGGTCGCGATCAAGGACACCATCGATGTCGCCGGTACCGCGACCCGCGCCTCCAGCCAGGCACTGGAGGATGCGCCGTTGGCCGAGCGGCATGCCGAGGTGGTCAGCCACCTGCTGGCTGCCGGCGCGCGCCTGACGGCCAAGGTCAGCCTGCACGAACTGGCCTTTGGTACCACCGGCATCAATCGCCATACCGGCACGGCGGCCAACCCGCGCTTTGCGGGGCGTATCCCGGGTGGTTCGTCCAGCGGCTCGGCGGCTGCAGTGGCCGCCGGCCTGGTCGACTTCAGCCTGGGCACCGACACCGGTGGCTCGGTGCGCGTGCCGGCCTGTTGCTGCGGGGTATTCGGTTTCAAGCCGACGTTTGGCCGTGTCAGCCGCAAAGGGGTGATGCCGGCCTACAGCAGCCTTGACTGCGTTGGCCCGTTCGCGGCGAGTTTGCCGATGCTGGTGCGCGCCATGGGCATGATCGACCCCACCTTCGTCCCTGCCCAGGTGCCCGCCAAGGCGCGTATCGGCGTACTGCGGGTAACCGCCGAGGCAGGCATCCACAAGGTGGTGCAGGGTGCACTCAGTGCCAGCGGCTTGCCGTTGGGCAATGTCGAGCTCAAGTACTTTGGTGCGGCCTACGACGCTGGCATGGTGGTGATCAACCGCGAAACGTTCCAGGCCTGTGGCCACTTGCTGGCAACAGGCAAGGTTGGTAGCGACATCGCCGGGCGCCTGGCGGCAGCGGGGCAGACCAGTGATGCTGCCTTGGCCGAGGCAGAGGCGGTACGCCAGCGGTTTACCGAGGAAGTCGACCAGGCCCTGGCCCGCTACGACGTGCTGGCGCTGCCGACCATGCCGGACTTCCCGCTGCGTCTGGAAGAGGCCGCGGATACCCGCGCGGTATTGGGCATGACCTCGCTGGTGCGGCCGTTCAACCTGTCCGGGCACCCGGCATTGAGCATTCCATTGGGCAGCGAGGCCGGCCTGCCGGTGGGCCTACAACTGGTGGCGGCCAAAGGTGCGGACGAGAAACTGCTGGCAGTGGCCGAGCGCTTGCTGATCAACCTGTATGGCAGCAATGGGGGCACCGATGACTGA
- the mauE gene encoding Methylamine utilization protein MauE (*Name mauE), with product MLDPVLVIASSTALAALLASAASHKLRDRRAFNGIVRAYQVLPATLAPVATAGLAVAELALALALLLPAWRASAALGVALLMVLYASAIGLNLWRGRRDIDCGCSGPGAAQPLRPVLLLRNLVIALLAGFAALPMAGRALGVLDIFVVIAAAAVALLLHVTVDGLLANQPRLAKLTGR from the coding sequence ATGCTCGACCCTGTTCTCGTGATTGCCAGCAGCACGGCACTGGCCGCCCTGCTGGCCAGCGCCGCCAGCCACAAACTGCGTGACCGGCGCGCCTTCAACGGCATCGTGCGCGCCTACCAGGTGCTGCCTGCCACCTTGGCGCCTGTCGCCACCGCCGGCCTGGCCGTGGCCGAACTGGCGCTGGCGCTGGCCCTGCTGCTACCCGCCTGGCGTGCCAGTGCAGCACTGGGGGTAGCGCTGTTGATGGTGCTGTACGCCAGCGCCATCGGCCTGAACCTGTGGCGTGGCCGGCGCGACATCGACTGTGGTTGCTCCGGCCCCGGGGCCGCCCAACCGCTGCGCCCGGTATTGCTTTTGCGCAACCTGGTAATCGCCCTGCTCGCCGGCTTTGCGGCGTTGCCCATGGCCGGGCGCGCCCTTGGCGTGCTGGACATTTTCGTGGTGATCGCGGCCGCGGCCGTGGCCCTGCTGCTTCATGTGACGGTGGATGGCCTGCTGGCCAACCAGCCGCGCCTTGCCAAATTGACCGGGAGATAA
- the feaR_1 gene encoding Transcriptional activator FeaR (*Name feaR_1), translating into MIPATRIHDDRFQAWLSQVNEACGHFNGRKLDPGFVGQLEKCQAGQISMSIVDMTQVNLFRGPREIRASGADNYYAVLQLAGTSHIEHQGARIELQAGDLTLIDASSPLDMHFQQRSRQLSLILPRAQVESGTRGTGVACAKRIEAQTPLASMARLMMLETGRTRHMTDHESQAVLDALIALLRPAISHDTVPGSHERMFRKALALIDQRITCEQLTPEVIAREVGISMRSLYRIFAKHGLVIAQYIRNRRLDFCAEHLRNPAMDQKVSSLGYAWGFSDSSYFSTAFKARFGVTPGEYRRQHAN; encoded by the coding sequence ATGATCCCTGCAACCCGCATTCACGACGACCGTTTCCAGGCCTGGCTCAGCCAGGTCAATGAAGCCTGTGGCCACTTCAACGGCCGCAAGCTCGACCCGGGGTTCGTCGGCCAGCTCGAAAAGTGCCAGGCAGGCCAGATCTCCATGAGCATCGTCGACATGACCCAGGTGAACCTGTTCCGCGGCCCCCGGGAAATCCGCGCCAGCGGTGCCGACAATTACTATGCCGTGCTGCAACTGGCCGGTACCTCGCACATCGAGCATCAAGGTGCGCGCATCGAACTGCAGGCCGGCGACCTGACCCTGATCGACGCCAGCAGCCCGCTGGACATGCACTTTCAACAACGCTCTCGGCAACTGTCGCTGATCCTGCCGCGCGCCCAGGTAGAAAGCGGCACACGCGGCACCGGCGTGGCCTGCGCCAAACGTATCGAGGCGCAAACACCGCTGGCCAGCATGGCCCGCCTGATGATGCTGGAGACGGGGCGTACGCGGCACATGACCGACCACGAAAGCCAGGCCGTGCTTGATGCGCTGATCGCCTTGCTGCGCCCGGCCATCAGCCACGACACGGTGCCCGGCAGCCACGAGCGCATGTTCCGCAAGGCGCTGGCGCTGATCGACCAGCGCATCACCTGCGAACAGCTCACGCCCGAAGTGATTGCCCGTGAAGTGGGGATTTCGATGCGAAGCCTGTACCGCATTTTTGCCAAGCACGGGTTGGTGATCGCTCAGTACATCCGTAACCGCCGCCTCGACTTCTGCGCCGAGCACCTGCGCAACCCGGCGATGGACCAGAAAGTGTCGTCACTGGGGTATGCCTGGGGGTTCTCCGATTCGAGCTATTTCAGTACCGCGTTCAAGGCGCGGTTTGGGGTTACGCCTGGGGAGTATCGGCGCCAGCATGCCAACTGA
- the aauA gene encoding Aralkylamine dehydrogenase light chain (*Name aauA) produces the protein MSFLDKLFERSSRHVADTTSRRKVLARLGSLIVAGAALPVLLPIDRTAKALAGEQPKMGDPGDQTSCDYWRNCSIDGFLCSCCGGSITSCPPGTEASLVTWIGTCRNPADGKNYIISYNDCCGKHACGQCACSRNDDEQPLYRPFNNNDINWCLGAASKIYNCTVTIIRGVAV, from the coding sequence ATGAGTTTTCTCGACAAACTGTTTGAACGCTCCAGCCGCCATGTCGCCGACACCACCTCCCGGCGCAAGGTGTTGGCACGGCTGGGTTCGCTGATCGTCGCCGGCGCCGCCCTGCCGGTGCTGCTACCCATCGACCGCACCGCCAAGGCCCTGGCTGGCGAACAACCCAAGATGGGCGACCCAGGTGACCAGACCAGCTGCGACTACTGGCGCAACTGCTCCATCGACGGCTTCCTGTGCTCATGCTGCGGCGGCTCGATCACCTCCTGCCCGCCCGGCACCGAGGCCTCGCTGGTGACCTGGATTGGCACCTGCCGCAACCCGGCCGACGGCAAGAACTACATCATCTCGTACAACGACTGCTGCGGTAAGCACGCCTGCGGCCAGTGCGCCTGCTCGCGCAATGACGATGAACAGCCGCTGTACCGGCCGTTCAACAATAACGACATCAACTGGTGCCTGGGTGCGGCGTCGAAGATCTACAACTGCACCGTCACCATCATCCGCGGCGTGGCGGTGTAG
- the leuO_2 gene encoding HTH-type transcriptional regulator LeuO (*Name leuO_2), which produces MNRNDLRRVDMNLLVLFEALMIERNLTRVGEKLFITQSTVSAALARLRELFDDPLLIRSGRAMEPTPRAMQIFAELAPAMDVISAAISRAREFDPASSCNVFRLGLSDDAEFGLFPALLQALREQAPDISVVVRRANFLLMPGLLASGEISVGVSYTTDLPATAKRRKLRDIGVRVLRADNRPGPLTLDEYCARPHVMVSFSGDMSGNIDLDLARIGRCRKVVLAVPQFGSLRALLRNTELIATVPDYAACALADDGSLRADPAPFDITEAELSMVWSGAQDNDPAERWLRERILQFMATQ; this is translated from the coding sequence ATGAACCGCAACGACCTGCGCCGCGTCGACATGAACCTGCTGGTGCTGTTCGAAGCCCTGATGATCGAACGCAACCTGACCCGCGTCGGCGAGAAGCTGTTCATCACCCAGTCCACGGTCAGCGCCGCCCTCGCCCGCTTGCGCGAACTGTTCGATGACCCGTTGCTGATCCGCAGCGGCCGGGCCATGGAACCCACGCCAAGGGCCATGCAGATTTTCGCCGAGCTGGCACCTGCGATGGACGTGATTTCCGCCGCCATCAGCCGCGCCCGCGAATTTGACCCGGCCAGCAGCTGCAATGTGTTCCGCCTGGGGCTGTCGGACGATGCCGAGTTCGGCCTGTTCCCGGCTTTGCTGCAGGCCCTGCGTGAACAGGCCCCTGATATCAGTGTGGTGGTGCGGCGGGCCAACTTCTTGCTGATGCCTGGCCTGCTGGCCAGCGGCGAAATCTCGGTAGGTGTGAGCTACACCACCGACCTGCCGGCCACGGCCAAACGCCGCAAGCTACGCGACATCGGCGTGCGCGTGCTGCGCGCCGACAACCGCCCCGGCCCGCTGACCCTCGACGAATACTGCGCCCGCCCGCATGTGATGGTGTCGTTCTCTGGCGACATGAGCGGCAACATCGACCTGGACCTGGCGCGCATCGGCCGTTGCCGCAAGGTGGTGCTGGCCGTGCCGCAGTTCGGTAGCCTGCGCGCCCTGCTGCGCAACACCGAGCTGATCGCCACGGTGCCGGACTACGCGGCCTGCGCCTTGGCCGACGACGGTAGCCTGCGCGCCGACCCGGCGCCGTTCGACATCACCGAGGCCGAGCTGTCGATGGTCTGGAGCGGCGCCCAGGACAACGACCCCGCCGAGCGCTGGCTACGCGAACGCATTCTGCAGTTCATGGCCACGCAGTAA
- the dkgB_2 gene encoding 2,5-diketo-D-gluconic acid reductase B (*Name dkgB_2), translating into MQRLTTRNGLDLPAIGLGTWPMTGTECTQAVHQALDVGYRHIDTATAYENEAAVGQALRDSDVPREQIHLTTKVWWDRLEPKAMRQSLEDSLRALGTEQVDLFHIHWPGKDWDLARSIDTLVALRDEGKARHIGVANFPLGLLRQVVETLGAPLSAIQVEYHVLLSQQPLLDYARRHDLLLTAYTPLARGQAAAQPVIQAIARKHGVLPSQVALKWLLDQDGVAAIPKASSRENQLANLAALNVQLDDEDRAAIAGLPKDQRVVSPAFAPDWNS; encoded by the coding sequence ATGCAAAGGCTCACCACCCGTAACGGTCTGGACCTGCCAGCCATTGGCCTGGGCACCTGGCCGATGACCGGCACCGAATGTACCCAGGCCGTGCACCAGGCGCTGGACGTGGGTTACCGGCACATCGACACTGCCACCGCCTACGAAAACGAAGCGGCCGTTGGCCAGGCACTGCGCGACAGCGACGTGCCGCGCGAACAGATCCACCTTACCACCAAGGTGTGGTGGGACCGCCTGGAGCCCAAGGCCATGCGCCAGTCGCTGGAAGACAGCCTGCGCGCCCTGGGCACCGAGCAGGTCGACCTGTTCCACATTCACTGGCCCGGCAAGGATTGGGACCTGGCCCGCAGCATCGACACCCTGGTAGCGCTGCGTGACGAGGGCAAGGCGCGCCACATCGGCGTCGCCAACTTCCCACTGGGGCTGCTGCGCCAAGTGGTGGAAACCCTGGGCGCCCCCTTGTCGGCGATCCAGGTGGAATACCACGTGCTGCTTAGCCAGCAACCGCTGCTGGACTATGCCCGCCGCCACGACCTGCTGCTTACGGCCTATACCCCACTGGCCCGCGGCCAGGCGGCGGCGCAGCCGGTGATTCAGGCGATTGCCCGCAAGCATGGCGTGCTGCCCAGCCAGGTGGCGCTGAAGTGGTTGCTGGACCAGGACGGTGTGGCGGCGATCCCCAAGGCCAGCAGCCGCGAGAACCAGCTGGCCAACCTGGCAGCGTTGAACGTGCAACTGGACGACGAAGACCGCGCGGCGATTGCCGGCTTGCCGAAGGACCAGCGGGTGGTAAGCCCGGCGTTTGCGCCGGACTGGAATAGCTGA
- the feaB_1 gene encoding Phenylacetaldehyde dehydrogenase (*Name feaB_1) — translation MSDIPLLPAVVEFLARPHGHFIEGRYQAGEAGPSVDIRDPSSGAVISRVAEATTAEVAQAVHSARQAFKGSWAEVSPYQKGVVLNRLADLIEANAEELAQLETLCSGKSINLSRGLEIAQSVVFLRYFAGWASKITGQTMTPSLPSFGGERYTAFTLREPVGVVAGIVPWNFSVMIGIWKIASALVTGCTIVIKPSEFTPLTLLRIAELAIEAGVPAGAFNVVNGRGQAGQLLIEHPEVAKVAFTGSVPTGIAVGKAAMAANLTRATLELGGKNAAALLADVDVDGAVAGIVQTAFVHQGQVCASPERLYVHRSRVDEFTGKLAAALGQLKIGSALDPDAQFGPLANATHLQKILGFFDRARASNTVVCGARAVERPGYFVEPTVVLANDASDPLLHEETFGPIVCVLPFDDEAQLLEMMNDSPYGLTASLWTNDLSKALRLIPQIEAGTVWVNMHTFLDPAVPFGGTKASGVGREFGSAFIEDYTELKSVMIRY, via the coding sequence ATGAGCGATATCCCGCTGTTACCCGCCGTGGTCGAGTTCCTCGCCAGGCCCCATGGCCATTTCATCGAGGGCCGTTACCAGGCGGGCGAGGCCGGGCCCTCGGTGGACATTCGCGACCCATCCAGCGGCGCGGTCATCAGCCGAGTAGCCGAGGCGACTACCGCCGAGGTGGCGCAAGCCGTGCACAGCGCCCGACAAGCCTTCAAGGGCAGCTGGGCCGAGGTTTCGCCGTACCAGAAAGGTGTGGTGCTGAACCGCCTGGCCGACTTGATCGAAGCCAATGCCGAGGAGCTGGCCCAGCTGGAGACGCTGTGCTCGGGCAAGTCGATCAACCTTTCGCGCGGGTTGGAGATTGCCCAGAGCGTGGTGTTTTTGCGTTACTTTGCCGGTTGGGCAAGCAAGATCACCGGCCAGACCATGACCCCATCGCTGCCTTCGTTTGGCGGTGAACGCTACACCGCCTTTACCCTGCGCGAGCCGGTGGGGGTGGTGGCCGGGATCGTGCCGTGGAATTTCTCGGTGATGATCGGCATCTGGAAGATTGCTTCTGCGCTGGTCACCGGTTGCACCATCGTGATCAAGCCCAGCGAGTTCACCCCGCTGACCCTGTTGCGTATCGCCGAGCTGGCGATTGAGGCCGGGGTGCCGGCCGGCGCATTCAACGTGGTCAACGGGCGCGGCCAGGCCGGGCAGTTGCTGATCGAACACCCCGAGGTAGCCAAGGTGGCGTTCACCGGCTCGGTGCCGACGGGTATCGCCGTGGGCAAGGCTGCCATGGCGGCCAACCTGACCCGCGCGACGCTGGAGCTGGGCGGCAAGAACGCGGCGGCGCTGCTGGCCGACGTGGATGTCGACGGTGCAGTGGCCGGCATCGTGCAAACTGCCTTTGTTCACCAGGGGCAGGTGTGCGCCTCGCCGGAGCGCCTGTATGTGCACCGCAGCCGGGTAGACGAGTTCACCGGTAAGCTGGCGGCCGCGCTGGGGCAATTGAAGATTGGCTCGGCGCTGGACCCGGACGCCCAGTTCGGGCCCTTGGCCAATGCAACCCACCTGCAGAAGATTCTTGGCTTTTTCGACCGTGCCCGGGCCAGCAACACCGTGGTGTGTGGGGCCAGGGCCGTCGAACGGCCGGGTTACTTCGTCGAACCCACGGTGGTACTGGCCAATGACGCCAGCGACCCGCTGCTGCACGAAGAAACCTTCGGCCCCATCGTGTGTGTGCTGCCCTTCGATGACGAAGCGCAGTTGCTGGAAATGATGAATGACAGCCCCTACGGGCTGACCGCCAGCCTGTGGACCAACGATCTGTCCAAGGCCCTGCGCCTGATCCCGCAGATTGAGGCGGGCACGGTGTGGGTGAACATGCACACCTTCCTCGACCCGGCGGTGCCGTTTGGCGGGACCAAGGCATCGGGGGTAGGGCGCGAGTTTGGCAGTGCATTCATCGAGGACTACACCGAGCTGAAGTCGGTGATGATCAGGTATTGA
- the mauD gene encoding Methylamine utilization protein MauD (*Name mauD) has product MQLLIASNILLWLLLVAVAFTVMALVRQIGVLHGRIAPAGALMVDKGVTVNDPAPQVTAADRHGRPVNIGYRGERSQLLFFLAPGCPVCKSLLPAVKSIAKDNSGSLDVIYVSDGDFAEQQALIEANGLQQASYVVGPEVGMTYQIGKLPYAVLIDAAGTLRAKGLVNSREHLDSLFETLHLGSASLQHYLHGDGPQSHDHDHSHAHTHQHSAQH; this is encoded by the coding sequence ATGCAACTGCTTATCGCATCGAACATCCTGCTCTGGCTGCTGCTGGTAGCGGTGGCCTTTACCGTCATGGCCCTGGTGCGCCAGATTGGCGTACTGCACGGCCGCATCGCCCCGGCCGGCGCGCTGATGGTGGACAAAGGCGTGACTGTCAACGACCCCGCACCACAAGTGACTGCCGCCGACCGCCATGGCCGCCCGGTAAACATCGGCTATCGCGGTGAGCGCTCGCAGTTGCTGTTTTTCCTCGCCCCGGGCTGCCCGGTGTGCAAATCGTTGCTGCCGGCGGTGAAGTCCATCGCCAAGGACAACAGCGGTTCACTGGACGTGATCTACGTCAGCGATGGCGACTTCGCCGAGCAACAGGCGCTGATCGAGGCCAACGGCCTGCAGCAGGCCAGCTACGTGGTCGGCCCGGAAGTCGGCATGACCTATCAGATCGGCAAACTGCCCTATGCCGTGCTGATCGACGCGGCCGGCACCCTGCGCGCCAAAGGCCTGGTCAACTCACGCGAGCACCTGGACAGCCTGTTTGAAACCTTGCACCTGGGCAGCGCAAGCCTGCAGCACTACCTGCACGGCGACGGGCCGCAAAGCCATGACCATGACCACTCTCACGCCCACACCCACCAGCACAGCGCGCAGCACTGA
- the aauB gene encoding Aralkylamine dehydrogenase heavy chain (*Name aauB) — protein sequence MRRVDKLSISAALALAVAAGSSAVRADLPAEEIGHNTLPFPPDPHRVYILDVDFKNPIAGKVVVVDPKARRMLGMTTNAFVAPTALSPDNRTLYSANLFYSRGTYGERTDVLVAWDTQTLQPTWEVVLPAKRASTLTEKYAMGVSADNKLAYVFNLTPSTSVTVVDTQARKVASEVAISGCVLNYPVGKRSFASLCGDGQLLLVTLDDAGKEVSRTQTPFFDPNKVRLNERAIANGDTYYFTTTQGEVYPVAFEGGKAKPLPTWSLVSDEERKQGWAPGGWQALAVAPGLNRLYALMHDQHTDGKWEDPSTTIWAFDLKTGKKLGTLDSPKPVWSLQASHDKAPILVATDLEGGVQFFDLTTGKHSGAMDQIADTPVLTLAPW from the coding sequence ATGCGTCGCGTCGACAAGCTTAGCATCTCGGCAGCCCTGGCCTTGGCCGTGGCCGCAGGCAGCAGTGCGGTGCGGGCCGACCTGCCCGCCGAAGAGATCGGCCACAACACCTTGCCGTTCCCGCCAGACCCTCACCGCGTCTACATCCTGGATGTGGACTTCAAGAACCCCATCGCCGGCAAGGTGGTGGTGGTCGACCCCAAGGCCAGGCGCATGCTCGGCATGACCACCAACGCCTTTGTCGCCCCCACCGCGCTGAGCCCGGACAACCGCACGCTGTACTCGGCCAACCTGTTCTATTCGCGCGGCACCTACGGCGAACGCACCGACGTGCTGGTGGCCTGGGACACCCAGACCCTGCAACCCACCTGGGAGGTGGTGCTGCCTGCCAAGCGGGCTTCGACGCTGACCGAGAAGTACGCCATGGGCGTCAGCGCGGACAACAAGCTGGCCTACGTCTTCAACCTCACCCCGTCAACCTCGGTAACCGTGGTCGACACCCAGGCGCGCAAGGTCGCCAGCGAAGTGGCCATCAGTGGCTGCGTGCTCAACTACCCGGTGGGCAAGCGCAGCTTCGCCTCGCTGTGTGGCGACGGCCAGTTGCTGCTGGTGACCCTGGATGACGCGGGCAAGGAAGTGTCGCGCACACAAACGCCGTTCTTCGACCCAAACAAGGTGCGCCTCAACGAACGCGCCATCGCCAACGGCGACACCTACTACTTCACCACCACCCAGGGCGAGGTGTACCCGGTGGCCTTCGAGGGCGGTAAAGCCAAGCCGTTGCCAACCTGGTCGCTGGTCAGCGACGAAGAGCGCAAGCAAGGCTGGGCACCGGGCGGCTGGCAGGCATTGGCCGTGGCCCCGGGCCTGAACCGCCTGTATGCGCTGATGCACGACCAGCACACCGACGGCAAATGGGAAGACCCAAGCACCACCATCTGGGCTTTCGACCTCAAGACCGGCAAGAAGCTCGGCACCCTCGACTCGCCCAAACCGGTGTGGAGCCTGCAGGCCAGCCACGACAAGGCACCGATCCTGGTGGCCACCGACCTGGAGGGCGGCGTGCAGTTCTTCGACCTCACTACCGGCAAGCACAGCGGCGCGATGGACCAGATTGCCGACACCCCCGTGCTCACCCTGGCCCCTTGGTAA